In Papaver somniferum cultivar HN1 chromosome 1, ASM357369v1, whole genome shotgun sequence, a genomic segment contains:
- the LOC113311320 gene encoding uncharacterized protein LOC113311320, whose product MFFNELLPLLKDMLPKEGNLMARSTYQAKKILKAMGSGYTKIHACINNCILYWNEYKDEKVCPTCKAPRWKVNRDGKVYENVPAKVLWYFDIIPRFQRLFQWKPTTEDLIWHDTTRNKDGVLRHSTDSHAWIEIDNNFPEIKGDPRNLRLAVSADGVDVNTDGAPGNNIDVFLEPLVKDFQFLFEKGKRTWDAYSQEMFTLRAVVLWTINDYPALGTLCGYRYAGYHGCVVCLKKTHNIRLHDSNKNVYVGYRRFLPYEHPFRRQKGAFGGKQEWQTAPEPMTGEEIYEEVKCIKNSWGKKGMNTQGEDVQATPGKGGKMKRIRKTNTQGEDVQTTPEKELHPKTDDKGTILPAACYTLTTEEKDIFLETLSELRVPEGYCSNFSTLVNLKERKLIGLKSHDYHMLMQQFLPVVIRSIMPTPVRYAIIREVKLCGTVCFRWMYPFERCMKVIKGRNKNQPCGCIAEENVAEEMIEIYCEYHKSIRIIGIPLDRHNTSQEGEPLSAEEPCIVTPEQLRQTHFYVIKNTPEIEPYIDRHKLYLETNYSTKKRAWLEKEHSNTFGAWLKNEVDKELADDRKSISQNLRWISHGPHYEVTKYTIYRINGYLFRTRSRDGRIHQNSGVSVAANDMHISRDDDVTYGKAS is encoded by the exons AtgttttttaatgaattgttacCCTTGTTAAAGGACATGCTTCCCAAAGAAGGTAATTTAATGGCGAGGAGTACATATCAGgcaaagaaaatattgaaagcAATGGGTTCAGGGTACACAAAGATACATGCATGTATCAACAACTGCATTCTTTATTGGAACGAGTACAAGGATGAAAAAGTGTGTCCTACTTGTAAAGCACCTAGATGGAAAGTTAACAGGGATGGTAAAGTTTACGAGAATGTTCCAGCAAAGGTATTGTGGTACTTCGACATCATCCCAAGATTTCAGCGGTTGTTTCAATGGAAGCCCACAACAGAAGATTTGATATGGCACGATACCACTAGAAACAAAGACGGTGTTTTACGTCATTCGACAGACTCACATGCTTGGATAGAGATAGATAACAATTTCCCAGAAATTAAAGGTGATCCAAGAAATCTGCGGTTAGCTGTTTCGGCTGATGGAGTTGATGTAAACACAG ATGGTGCGCCAGGAAACAACATCGATGTCTTTTTAGAACCTCTTGTTAAAGATTTTCAATTCTTATTTGAGAAGGGAAAGAGAACATGGGATGCATATTCCCAAGaaatgtttactctacgtgcagTTGTTTTGTGGACGATAAACGATTATCCTGCTCTTGGTACACTATGTGGTTATCGCTACGCTGGATATCATGGTTGTGTGGTGTGTCTTAAAAAAACGCACAATATTAGGCTtcatgactcaaacaagaatgttTATGTTGGTTATAGAAGATTTTTACCCTATGAGCATCCGTTCAGAAGGCAGAAGGGGGCTTTTGGCGGAAAACAAGAGTGGCAGACTGCTCCAGAACCAATGACCGGGGAAGAAATATATGAGGAGGTAAAATGTATAAAGAATTCATGGGGAAAGAAGGGGATGAATACTCAAGGGGAAGACGTGCAGGCTACACCTGGAAAAGGTGGAAAAATGAAGCGCATCAGAAAAACGAATACTCAAGGGGAAGACGTGCAGACTACACCTGAaaaag AGTTACACCCTAAGACAGATGACAAAGGAACGATACTTCCCGCAGCATGTTATACATTAACCACGGAAGAAAAAGACATATTCTTGGAGACACTATCCGAGTTAAGAGTTCCAGAAGGGTATTGTTCGAATTTTTCCACCCTTGTGAACCTAAAAGAGCGTAAGCTGATCGGACTCAAATCACATGATTACCATatgcttatgcaacaatttttgccCGTCGTTATTCGATCAATTATGCCTACACCTGtgagatatgctattatcag ggaagtgaagTTATGCGGTACGGTttgctttcgatggatgtatcctttCGAAAGGTGTATGAAGGTTATAAAGGGACGAAACAAGAATCAACCTTGTGGATGCATTGCCGAAGAGAATGTTGCAGAAGAGATGATTGAGATATATTGTGAGTACCATAAAAGCATCAGGATAATTGGTATTCCACTAGATAGGCATAATACATCTCAGGAGGGAGAACCGTTATCAGCTGAAGAGCCGTGTATAGTTACCCCTGAACAGTTGAGACAAACACATTTCTATGTGATAAAGAACACGCCTGAAATTGAGCCTTACATAGA CCGACACAAGCTCTATTTGGAAACTAACTATTCTACTAAAAAGCGAGCATGGCTGGAGAAAGAGCACTCTAACACTTTTGGCGCTTGGTTAAAAAATGAG GTTGATAAAGAGTTGGCAGACGACAGAAAAAGTATCTCACAGAACTTAAGATGGATATCACACGGCCCGCACTACGAGGTAACGAAATACACTATATATCGCATCAATGGATATCTATTCCGCACAAGATCCCGTGATGGTAGAATTCACCAGAATAGTGGGGTTAGCGTTGCAGCAAATGACATGCACATATCTAGAGATGATGACGTTACATATGGTAAAGCCTCTTAA